The genomic region ACAGAGGACGTGCTGGATGCTGCCATTTTGGGCGCTGTGGACGGCGGTAGCCAAGCGTTTCTCAAATTCTCGTCGGTTGTAGAGTTCGGTTAAGGGGTCGTGGCTGGCTTGCCATGCTAGTTGTCTCGCCATCGTGTTGGCTTGAGTGATGTCGCGAAACACTAAAATGCTACCGATCAGTTGGCGATCGCTAGCATAAATCGGTGCAGCTGAGTGATCGATCGCGAATTCCGTCCCATCCCGTCCGATTAACAAGGTGTTGTATGAGGATTTGACAATCCGACTTTCATCTAAAACTCGCTCTACGGGATTGTCTAATGTCTCCCGCGTAATTTCATTGACGATCTTGAAGACACAATCGAGGGGTAGTCCTCTAGCTTGTTCGCCATCCCAACGGGTGAGTTTTTCTGCTACAGGATTGAGCGATTGAACGTAACCCTCTGCATCTGTGGTAATGACGGCATCGCCAATTGAGTGTAACGTCACTTGTGCTAGTTCTTTTTCACGCGAGAGAGCAAGTTCGATCCGCTTGCGCTCGTTAATTTCTCGCGTTAGTTCTAAGTTGGCAGCTTCAGCGATTTTTGCCCTGACGAGGGCTTCTTCTGCTTGTTTGCGGGCGGTGATGTCGTGTTGTACGCCCCAAACTCGCACTAGGTAGCCATTTTCGACAATACCGATGAGATTGTTGAGAAAGTAGTGGAGATTACCGTGGCGATCGAACTCGCACAATTCAGCATCTACCAGGCGATAGCCAGAACTGATGAAGGCGCGAAAAAACTCTATATTAGCGGGAATGGACTTGGGTAAAAATTCACCGATCCTAGCTCCTAACATCTCACCTACACTGGCGTAACCGAACATACGTGCCAAGACTTCGTTGCATTCTGCGAGATAGCCGTGCTGGTAAAAGTCATTGACTTGTATCTCTAGAGCAGCTTGAATTGCTACTGGTCGCTCTAATTCACAACGCCAAATACCTTCGGAGCTTTGGGCGAGAAATACGCGATAGCGTTCTTCACTTTTCAGTAGTGCCGCTTGAGATTGGTTCAGCTGAGTTAGCATCCAATTAATCGTACTGGCTAGACAGGCTAATTCGTCGTTACCAGGTATTTCAACGCGGGAACGCAGGTCACTACTAGCACCGATTCGGCTGACATCGCTGCTTAAACGCGCTATGCGCGACAGGACTAATTTTTCTAATAGCAGTAAAGTCGTGACGCTAAAGACCAAACCAACCAACAACAACAACCACACGAGATAACGAACGCTGAGTTGTCCGCGTTGGTAGATCTGCCTTGGTAAATTTACGCGCAAGATTGCGGCTGGATTCCCTTCCATATTTCGCAGCATCGCGTAGCCAGCAATCGTACTTTCATTTAGCGATCGCACGAAGACTTGCTTGTCTTTAATTAAAGTTTGCTCTGCTCTTTGGAAGTCTAAGGGTATGGGCGGATGGTCTAATCGCTCTAAGGCAATATCGAAGTGAGTCTTTGCTGCTAGCTGCTTGACATCCAGATAGCGTCCCATGACGAGAATGCCGCGATTGGGACCTTTGCCTTCACTAGTTAAAATTTGCCGCACGGCAATCAACATCAGTCCTTCAGGTAGCTGCAACAGCCCCATTTGCTGTCGCTCGTCATTATCTGGTTGTAGTAGAAATTCTGGTTGTTGGAAGTATTTCTGTAGGCTTTTTGGTACTGGTAAAGCCTGTTTTGTATAGGGCGTGATGAAGCCATTATAAACTATCCGTCGATCGCGGCGACGGATATACATAATTAGATCGAGATTCGATCTTACGAGCGAAGCATAGTTAAATGCGTTTTGAAAATATTCAAGATTGCCAGTTTCAATATCGGTATAAGTGCCGTCCCACTCTGCCTCGTCGCCATTCATGATGTTTAATTTGTTCAGCTCATCATTGTATGCTTGTACGATGCGGCGGACATTTCGATCGGCATCCTGTTCTTCCACTTGGGTAAACCCATCTAATAAAATTGTTTTGGAAGTGCTATACAGCGCTACAAATAGACTGAATAGCGTCATGCCAGTAATGATTAATGTCTTTTTACGCAGCGTCATAAGATGGCATAAGCAGCAATGGTTGACTGGACTTGGCAAGCAATTTAACAATCTCACCTCGTTTCTGCACGACTTGCAAGCAGTGAGGTTGAGTATGCTGCTGACGAGATGAGCGAGACTGTACAGCTAAAATGGTTGCTACTGACTGCAAGAGTGATATTTTTCTAGGACTCATTTTCTCTTCCCAGTAAATTGCAACATAACCCTAGCCTCTAGCATCAACTGATAAAAGTAATAAAAAAGTACATAGTTTTTAATTTTTGCTGTTGACTTGAAAATTTTAACTTCAATAGCTACCTGATGCCTCTTCATTAAATTCGATTAAAAACAAGTCGTCAAGCTCAATTCAACCAATGCTATTTCATTTAAAGTCGAGCGCGCTAATAATTGCAATTTGTAAAGAAAATTTTTGATTATGCAGTCAAACTTGAGATTTTTTAAAATGAATCCTTGTTTGAATCGAAAATCCAAAAGTCTGAAGCAAAAAACAGTCGAAAATTAGTCCTGAGTAGCTGCTGTTGGAGGTTTAAGTAGTTATTATGCATCGGCGATCGTGCTAATTGCCATAGAGAAAAGCTTAATTTTACTCTTCTTTGCACAAAGAATTGCTTAAATCTTAGTTAGAAAAAATAATTACTGTAAATCTCTGCACGGATTGCCAATTGGGTATAAAAAATATCTCAGTTAGTCCTAGGAAACGGAGTAGCGATCGTTACAAGGACTCCTGCCTTTATGCATATTTTCATCTACGATTCTGATGAAATTCTTACTAACATAAAGTGTTAGCTAACGATTTATTTCTACTCAAAAACTAGAGGTTTACCATCTTCCAAAACATTTCCAGGCTGTGCTAATTTAAGCCGTAAATCTTTTGGTAAGCCAAACATACCTGTATGACTCACAGCATCGTATGCTTTGAGCTTGTTAGCTAAATTGCGCTCGCCTATCCTCTGCTCGATCTCACCATGACTCAAATTAGCAGGGTCAATATTATTGGTAGCAATAATAAATCCCCACGTACAAGCAAAAGAGGGAATAAATATAGAATAGCTGCGGACGATAGGAAAGACACTATGAATAGTCCGCCGAATTGTAGCGTGTTCCGTCCATTTCAGAGGCGAAAGAGAAAATCCTTGGACTACCATTACCCCCGATTCTGAGAGTCGCTGCTGACAAAGGAAATAAAACTGTTTGGTATAAAGTGCGATCGCGGGTCCCTCTTCTAAAGCATCAGTAATATCAAGGATAATTACATCAAACTTAGCTTCTTGCTGTGCCAAATATGCGCGACCATCAGTATGTAACAATTCCAATCGCGAATCGCTAAAAGCACCTTGATGCCAAGAAGGAAGTTTTTGCTGACAGAATTCCACCAATTCTCGATCTAAATCCACCATCACCAAAGATTTGACGTTGGGATGCTTCAAAACTTCTCGCGGTGTTGCACCTTCCCCGCCACCAATAATTAATACCCGTTGCGGATCGGGATGAATCACCATTGCTGGCTGTACCAACGCCTCATGATATAGATACTCATCGACCTCAGCCGATTGAATCGTATCATCCAACACCAGCACGTCACCGAAAGCTGCTGTTTTGGCAAATTCCATCGTTTGAAATTGAGTCGATTTAGCCTCCATACCTCCAACTCGCCGCAACAGGCGAATTTCATCTGAGGTTGTCTGATCGCTCAGCCAGCTACTAAATTCTAGACTCATGTTTGATGGACTCCTGATGTCTATTTTTGTAGTGGCGCACGGCTGTGCGCCACTACTATTTCCGACTCACTTTCTCAGCATTAATGGCAACTGCGACGCTTGAACGATCGCCGGATCGGATCTTTCGTGCAATTGCTTGGAAACCCATTTCGGTCGCCAGAGTGTTTCTAATACTTCACCAAAGGGTACGACATCTAAATCACCACAGGTAAAAATATCTAAGAAACAAGCTCGGTATTCTGGATATGTGTGAATGCTGGCGTGAGACTCGGAAAGCATTAACACAACCGAAACGCCGCAAGGTTCAAATTTGTGCTTGAGATGCGCCACAATGGTAGCTCCTACTGCACTAACTGCTCTGACCATATCGCGTTCGATCTGTTCTAGATCGTCCATGTCAGCTTCACAACCAGAAAAATTCAGCAGCAAATGCCGACCGTAAAAATCGAATCGCTTTTCCATAGGGCTAATCTCTTTCTTTACAAAAAATTGTTCTTCCCGAAAACGGTAGTATCACCGCCTGTTAGAGTGTTTGTTGGTTTATGCAAAATTTAGCTAGCAAACATTAGCTATGTAGATTTTCAGCATCGCAAGATGGTCAGCTTGAGATGTTGCAAAATGTCGCTAGCGGCTTTAATCCCAGATAGGGCTGCTCCTTCCATGTAGCCTTGCCATTCATAGAAAGAATTTGTGTGTTCCCCTGCAAAAAACAGGTTGTCAACTGGCTTGCCTTCGTTACCGCAAATCGTGGTAAATTGCCCTGGCTTGTAACAGGAGTAGCTACCTTGGGCGAGGGGGTTAGCAGTCCAGTTTTCTAGATGTACGAGGAGATCGCCAGCACGATCGCGTGTTGCTTGGGCGATCGCCCCAGGATAAACTTTTTCCAAATCTTTCAAAAATAGGTGCGCTTCTGTTTGCACGCGATTGAGATCGAGCGTCGCTCCCCTTCTACCACTAGAAAAGTCTACTAATATGGCGCGATCGCGACTTGCTCCAGTTGGGTTTGTTTCCCAAGTGGTTTGATGGTGGGACAAATTAGAGTATGATGCACCGCTACTGCCACGATCTGCCCAAGGACGACCGTTAAAACCCAGCATCATTTTGGCGTGAGTTGCTTGATCGAGTTTATCAATTGCTTCCCGCTTCCAATCTGGTAGTTCTAGGTTTGCGTCTAGTTCGACTTGACGCAGTAGTGAAAAAGGAATTGCTAATACTACGGCATCGTATGCAACATCAATCGTGCGATCGCCGTTGTCGAAAGTGACTTCTATGCGGTTTGTTGAATTCTTGCGTACCCTCACCAGTCTCATCCCCAACTCAATCTGTCCTTGGAGTTCTTGACTTAATCCTCGGACGATTTGCTCGTTACCCTCAACGATGTGATAACGCTCGTCACTAAAAATTTGAAAGGGAGAAGCTTGTGATGTTTCAATGTCTCGTACCACCAACAAAAAATTCAGACAGCTTTGTTCTTCCAACTCCAGCCCATATTCTGCCATATAGGCTGCATTCATTGCAGCCTTAATTGTATCTCCTACTTGGCGTTTTTCTAGATATTCCAATAAATTGATTTGGTCAAATCGTGCATCCGCTGACGTAAAGCAATCTACAGTTGGTGTGGCGGATATTTCTTGTAGATCTCGGGTTATTTCAGCTAGAAACGCTTGATATTCTTCTAAAATCGCTGACTGAGTGTAATGCTGTCTGTTGAAATAGCAAGCGAATTCTCCTGGCTGCTGAGACGCGTCTTCCAGCGTCAGTTGAAATTGTCGCGCCCAGCGCAGGATAGTTTTGTTTTGGCTATCGATCAGTTCTCCACCCCGTTCGATGACTTGGTGGGGAAATTTCGCGGCTCCAGGGAATGTTTTACCGAGCGAATAGCAACGTCCGCCGACGCGATCACTCGCTTCGTAAATTGTGGCAGAGATCCCTTGCTGTTTTAGTTCGTAGCCACAAGCTAAACCTGCCAATCCCGCGCCTACAATGCCAATTTTGACATCTCGCTCCCCCTGAGGCGAAACGTAAGAGCGCTCTAGCTGCATCGCCACGTTCCCCAGAGCTGTTCCCGTTAGTTGGGTTTCTCTTTCCCGTACCGTGGATTGAGCAGCACTGGCTTGCATCTGAGCTATCTGTTCGATACCCTGACTGATTGAGAGATGATTTTTTTGGGCGTAAAGTCCGATTTTTATAGCACGTTTAAGGTCTTGAAACAATAATGAACGACCCATAGATTTTTTTTAAAGTTTGATTGAAGTTGTTTAAGTACGATCGCGCTTTGACTGGTGGCTGTAGTGGCGATCGGGAAAACACGTTTAATTTTACTGCCCTGTCAAAATTTTTTATGGTACTTAATTTAGATGAAGCGATCGCTGAAGCATCTGCTTAGTATTCTCCTGCACTCAAAAGAATAATTCCGGCAACAATCAAAGATACACCAAATAGGTTGCCATGAGAATAGCTTTCGCGAAAAAGCAAAGCTCCGACTAAAAATGCCAAAATAAATTCTAACCCAACCACGAAAAGATAGGTGACTCCTAAACTAGAGTCGTTCATGGCTATGGCTTCAATACTAGCCCCGGCAATTAAAAAGAAGTAAACTAGCAAACTAGGTACGAGTTCAGATAGTCCCTTGGAAAGTTTCATATACATTCCACCCAAGGTATAAGCAAATGCGGCAACTAACACCATCATTAAATACATAAACTCGCTCCTTTAAACTTGAAATTTTACAATCAGACATTTTTTGTTGTTTTATAGCCTAGTGAATTCAGCTATATCTGTTATTTTTACTATCAAATAAATTGACTTATTTGCATAAAAGCTTCGCACTCTTATATTGCGTTAATACTCAATAACTGCCAAAAATCTTTCGGATTTTTTTAAGTTTTTCAAAATCCTTAAAAAATATATATTAGATTCATTATTGGAACCACAGTATTTTTACGGGCAATAGTTAAAAACAAGCTGAACTTTAAGAAAAACTTGCAAGTCGATTCAGTGAAAATGCCGATTTAACGAAATACTGAACTTCCACGGACTGCAAAAACGATTGTGCGACTGGAAATCAGCTACTAATTACGGATAAGTAAGATGCTAAATCTGATTATCTTCATAGAGATTTGATACTGAACCCCTTTAGTAGCGGTAGCTTCAGCAGAACGGTTTTGAGCTAGTTTTACAAGAAGAGAGTTGTCTATTCCTAGTTGCTGACAGTTATGAATTTATAATTTCTTTATGTTTGAGAAGGTTTAAATCTGGTATTCACTAACTTCGATTGGCAACTTATTAGTTGTTCTTATTAGAGTTAAAAAATAATTTTATGAGTAATACAGTTAATTACCTAAAATTTGCTGTACGACTTATAACGAGAGTTGATATTGTTGCTGTCTCTAGCTATACATTTAGCATCGATTAACAATGCTGGTACAGCCTGGTCATAGTAATTACATAGTTGAAAAAAGGCGATTTTAAAGCTGCAAGTATTCAGTGTTCTGCTTTTTGTTTTCTTGCAGTGAAACTTAAATCTTTCTAAAGACTCACAGATATCGGTCTTAAGATAGGCGATCGCTACTTAATAAATCTGACTGACGAGCGATGTTAGATCTCTCGTTCATCCTACAAGCTATACGTATAAATACTTTACATCCTGCTTATAGTAGAAATTACGAGTAGTTTTAGTAGGAGATTGATATGAGCATCGAAAAAAGAGTTGAAGCAGTTGCTAAGAACGTTGAAGGTAAAGCTCAAGAAGCGATGAGCGAGCTGACAGGCGATCCCAAAGATAAGTTGGAAGGACAAGCAAAACAAGAGGATGCAGCCACAATGCACGCTCAAGAAGATGTTAAAGATAAAGCTAAAGATTTCATCGACAAAACTTTTTAAGTGTCAAACTGTCAAGAGTTAGGCGCGATTGGAGTTGGCAAGGGATCGAGTTGTCTCTTGCCTTAATTTATTGGGAGTCGGTAGGGGCGGGTTTCTAAACCCGCCCGTACAGGAGTCGGGAGTAGAGGGACAAGGAAGACAAGGGAGAGGGGGGAGACAAGGGGGAGTCGCC from Chroococcidiopsis sp. SAG 2025 harbors:
- the speD gene encoding adenosylmethionine decarboxylase, with amino-acid sequence MEKRFDFYGRHLLLNFSGCEADMDDLEQIERDMVRAVSAVGATIVAHLKHKFEPCGVSVVLMLSESHASIHTYPEYRACFLDIFTCGDLDVVPFGEVLETLWRPKWVSKQLHERSDPAIVQASQLPLMLRK
- a CDS encoding fused MFS/spermidine synthase, coding for MSLEFSSWLSDQTTSDEIRLLRRVGGMEAKSTQFQTMEFAKTAAFGDVLVLDDTIQSAEVDEYLYHEALVQPAMVIHPDPQRVLIIGGGEGATPREVLKHPNVKSLVMVDLDRELVEFCQQKLPSWHQGAFSDSRLELLHTDGRAYLAQQEAKFDVIILDITDALEEGPAIALYTKQFYFLCQQRLSESGVMVVQGFSLSPLKWTEHATIRRTIHSVFPIVRSYSIFIPSFACTWGFIIATNNIDPANLSHGEIEQRIGERNLANKLKAYDAVSHTGMFGLPKDLRLKLAQPGNVLEDGKPLVFE
- a CDS encoding flavin monoamine oxidase family protein → MGRSLLFQDLKRAIKIGLYAQKNHLSISQGIEQIAQMQASAAQSTVRERETQLTGTALGNVAMQLERSYVSPQGERDVKIGIVGAGLAGLACGYELKQQGISATIYEASDRVGGRCYSLGKTFPGAAKFPHQVIERGGELIDSQNKTILRWARQFQLTLEDASQQPGEFACYFNRQHYTQSAILEEYQAFLAEITRDLQEISATPTVDCFTSADARFDQINLLEYLEKRQVGDTIKAAMNAAYMAEYGLELEEQSCLNFLLVVRDIETSQASPFQIFSDERYHIVEGNEQIVRGLSQELQGQIELGMRLVRVRKNSTNRIEVTFDNGDRTIDVAYDAVVLAIPFSLLRQVELDANLELPDWKREAIDKLDQATHAKMMLGFNGRPWADRGSSGASYSNLSHHQTTWETNPTGASRDRAILVDFSSGRRGATLDLNRVQTEAHLFLKDLEKVYPGAIAQATRDRAGDLLVHLENWTANPLAQGSYSCYKPGQFTTICGNEGKPVDNLFFAGEHTNSFYEWQGYMEGAALSGIKAASDILQHLKLTILRC
- a CDS encoding EAL domain-containing protein, producing the protein MTLRKKTLIITGMTLFSLFVALYSTSKTILLDGFTQVEEQDADRNVRRIVQAYNDELNKLNIMNGDEAEWDGTYTDIETGNLEYFQNAFNYASLVRSNLDLIMYIRRRDRRIVYNGFITPYTKQALPVPKSLQKYFQQPEFLLQPDNDERQQMGLLQLPEGLMLIAVRQILTSEGKGPNRGILVMGRYLDVKQLAAKTHFDIALERLDHPPIPLDFQRAEQTLIKDKQVFVRSLNESTIAGYAMLRNMEGNPAAILRVNLPRQIYQRGQLSVRYLVWLLLLVGLVFSVTTLLLLEKLVLSRIARLSSDVSRIGASSDLRSRVEIPGNDELACLASTINWMLTQLNQSQAALLKSEERYRVFLAQSSEGIWRCELERPVAIQAALEIQVNDFYQHGYLAECNEVLARMFGYASVGEMLGARIGEFLPKSIPANIEFFRAFISSGYRLVDAELCEFDRHGNLHYFLNNLIGIVENGYLVRVWGVQHDITARKQAEEALVRAKIAEAANLELTREINERKRIELALSREKELAQVTLHSIGDAVITTDAEGYVQSLNPVAEKLTRWDGEQARGLPLDCVFKIVNEITRETLDNPVERVLDESRIVKSSYNTLLIGRDGTEFAIDHSAAPIYASDRQLIGSILVFRDITQANTMARQLAWQASHDPLTELYNRREFEKRLATAVHSAQNGSIQHVLCYLDLDQFKIINDTCGHAAGDMLLRHISSLLPTQLRKTDTLARLGGDEFGILLYSCPLEQATQIASLLRQQINDYRFVWQDKTFTVGVSIGLVEININTPSVASVLSAADAACYVAKNKGRNRVHVYQLDDTELAIQQGEMQWVTRLPQALEDNRFRLFYQPIAAIAPTSVGLPHHCEVLLRLEDETGKLVSPMAFIPAAERYHLMHRIDRWVIQTLFRHLMLSSTARLPHVYAVNLSGATLNDEQFISFVQEQFALTEICPQLICFEVTETVAITNLAKAAAVMRQLKALGCSFALDDFGSAMSSFAYLKNLPVDYLKIDGVFVREIVSDPIAAEMVAAIAKIASVMGIQTIAEFVEDEFILDKLRQLGVDYAQGYGISQPKALTLNPPVTRLHSQLGYCS
- a CDS encoding DMT family transporter: MYLMMVLVAAFAYTLGGMYMKLSKGLSELVPSLLVYFFLIAGASIEAIAMNDSSLGVTYLFVVGLEFILAFLVGALLFRESYSHGNLFGVSLIVAGIILLSAGEY
- a CDS encoding CsbD family protein, giving the protein MSIEKRVEAVAKNVEGKAQEAMSELTGDPKDKLEGQAKQEDAATMHAQEDVKDKAKDFIDKTF